The Candidatus Desulfofervidus auxilii genome has a segment encoding these proteins:
- a CDS encoding IMP cyclohydrolase: MKNIKAIYKEIKLDHFPPEIRIVIGEHTLIYRKRIWQVGGEKRGLRYGENPHQEAAIYELINGNLILGDCQFIREKEGLVSALKEENFLQFGKHPSLINLTDLDRGLQILRYLMAKPAAIIMKHNNPCGVAYGNSLSEAFIRAYFADRIAAFGGCVVLNRTLDKETAELINQHYVEVVAAPDYAPGVVEILKQRKNLRIIEIKRIDRLTEYSHKIWLDFKSLMDGGLILQKSAYTKIKKAEDFIPAEAEYKGKTYRIKRLPSEKELQDLLFGWYVEQGVTSNSVLFVKDEATVAIGTGEQDRVGVVEIAVFKAYKKYADALCFKKYGIPYKILEMEIADGKRPLTQKEEIDEQTKAANGGLKGAVMVSDGFFPFRDSVDVAIKEGITAIAQPGGSIRDFESILACNEAEPPVAMVYTGERAFRH; this comes from the coding sequence TGAAAAACATAAAGGCAATTTATAAAGAAATAAAACTAGACCACTTTCCACCTGAGATAAGGATTGTAATAGGAGAACATACACTTATTTATCGTAAACGTATTTGGCAAGTTGGAGGAGAGAAAAGGGGATTAAGATATGGTGAAAATCCACATCAAGAAGCAGCGATTTATGAACTTATAAATGGTAATTTGATTCTTGGTGATTGTCAGTTTATAAGAGAAAAAGAAGGGCTTGTTAGCGCTTTAAAAGAAGAAAATTTTTTACAATTTGGTAAACATCCAAGTCTTATTAATTTAACAGATTTAGATAGAGGATTACAGATTTTGCGTTATCTTATGGCTAAACCAGCAGCAATAATTATGAAACATAATAATCCTTGTGGTGTAGCTTATGGAAATAGTCTTTCAGAAGCATTTATTCGTGCATATTTTGCTGATAGGATTGCTGCCTTTGGTGGTTGTGTAGTATTAAATCGTACCTTAGATAAAGAAACAGCAGAACTTATTAATCAACATTATGTAGAAGTCGTAGCTGCTCCAGACTATGCACCTGGTGTAGTAGAAATCTTAAAGCAGAGGAAAAATTTAAGAATTATAGAGATAAAAAGGATAGACAGACTAACAGAATATTCTCATAAAATTTGGCTTGATTTTAAGTCATTGATGGATGGAGGGCTCATTTTACAAAAATCAGCTTATACTAAAATTAAAAAGGCAGAGGATTTTATTCCAGCTGAAGCAGAATATAAAGGAAAAACTTATCGTATTAAACGCTTACCTTCTGAGAAAGAACTTCAGGATTTATTATTTGGTTGGTATGTAGAACAAGGAGTAACTTCAAATTCAGTACTCTTTGTAAAAGATGAAGCTACCGTAGCTATTGGTACAGGAGAGCAAGATAGGGTAGGGGTGGTAGAAATTGCTGTTTTTAAAGCTTATAAAAAATATGCAGATGCTCTTTGTTTTAAAAAATATGGCATTCCTTATAAAATTTTAGAAATGGAAATAGCAGATGGAAAACGTCCTTTAACTCAAAAAGAAGAAATAGATGAACAAACCAAAGCAGCAAATGGTGGTCTTAAAGGTGCAGTGATGGTTTCAGATGGATTTTTCCCTTTTCGTGATAGCGTAGATGTGGCTATTAAAGAAGGAATTACAGCAATCGCTCAACCAGGTGGTTCTATTCG